A stretch of DNA from Hydra vulgaris chromosome 03, alternate assembly HydraT2T_AEP:
TGCAGGAAAAAGTCAACTTTGGCACTGATAGATACAGAAGGACAACTTTGCTGCTATCAAAAAATAGTGGAAATTAGTCTAAATAGATTTGGTATCTGAAAAGATCTAAAAAGATACAGACCTTGTTTTAAAGCTTTATGCATAGAGTGATTTACGTCCGCCTCAAGCGATTTTACATAAACAGTAAGCgattttggttaagctactttttatcattttttaacttttaaattattctataatCAGTAACatagaagtaattaatttaaaaaaatatcaatattttgttttgttattatgtaaATTGACTTCCAGTTTATACATGCGGtgtattttttcctttttttaaatcgattagtttttttagattaatcagATGACATGTTTGTTCAATATAGTCACACATATGAAAACTATTGAAAActgttatgttttattaatttattattaaatgtgcaaataaaaatatcttttattttacaaagctattaggcattttttttatatcacaatctgcaatgatttgtattttatcaatttgGACGAAAGTCTATGCAAAtgtgcaaataaaaatatcttttattttacaaagccattaggcatttttataaaaactacaacttgtaatgatttgtattttatctacTTGAAAAAAAGTCTAAGCAAATATCTTACATGTAAACTTCAAGTTAtgtaaattatatcaaattttacagatttacttttacttgataATTTCACTTCAGCAatatctccttaattttgatttataggATTTATatgctgttttataaagtttagtaAGTCTTTggtttattaaacagttttaaaagatGATAAAGCATGTCAAAGTGGTTAAAGTGCTTTGTGTGAGTTCAAATTCTTTCACTTTacacacttaattttttttttaaatctttcctaattttctagaataaaaaacattttataaggCCTATGGATATTATATGCctaacatatataaagatactacatactataacaaacaaaagggagagaaatttttaaaaagctttttaaaaattttaaatacatgaAAACACCTTTGGAAATTTTTTGCGCATGTCACgatagagatacttatgttataaATGTGCTTAAGTAATTAGTTAAACCTGTACATTTAACGCACATTAAAAAGACAACTTTCATTCttatagaaaaagattttaaatgcgatttttaactttctttaaaattaacggGGCAAGGATCCTAAAAAGCTGcagatggtctgaaaaaaattaatagaaatttattaaagaaaaaaataacgaGGTtcctctccttttttttttcttatgtttttcatagaagttataaaagaaaattatattttgttcttttttaaatttattgaaataaagcaaaattattaaaatggtcTGAGTGGAATAGACTCATCATGACCAGTATAAGGGTCATGGTAAGTCCGTTATTTGACATATTTAAGTCAtctcatgtttttaaaaattttttaaaccgaTGGAAATTATTTAACCAATTTCAGGTGGGTAATCTAAATATTTAGACAGGTACTAATATCCAATCTGTTGATAAATAGCAACTCGCGCAGCAGCTACTGAAAcgtttaaagctttttaaagtcaatttaaaaaatttttttcataccttttaaaagtaaataagtatagattttctatatgtatatagttaTTTCTCTGCtgcttactaaaaaatattaaagcaaggaataagtatagaaaagatTGGTTCGGAATTGATTTACCAAGGTCCAGCCAGCTAGttaatattattgcagtaatttaaaaaagttaatagctttaaaaaataaaaaaataaagagaattttaCAACATCAAACTCACATTAGGCTATTgcattttttatctaaaataaggtctaaaatattatatgcaaATATAGACTATGTGATTAAAAATGCAGAATATATGATTAGAGCAATCacacttttaaacaaatattcagGCGAAGAGAAATTTCTAGATAAAGCTTAGCAGGATGAAGAACAAGAGGAGTTTGTTCTCAACATTTGTCTACTGACATTAGGCTGATGCGCTGTGTTATTCACATTTTGCAGCCAGCTATTTGTGatgctttacaaaaaaacatacattgGCCAACTTTTGGCTAAAGTCTGTTATGTTGTAAAGAAACTAAGAACCTCACATACAATATGTTTAGCAAGGAAGCAATACAAGGTTGTCCCAATTTTGAATAATAAGGCATGCTGGAGTTTAATAAAGGCAGattcatatctttaaaaattagttatttgaCTTGAAATGGTATTAACTAATGTGTGTGTGCTAATGGTTATTCTTTTTGAACAATATAATTTTCCTGAATAAActattcaatcaaaaaaaaaggaaagtataattttttaaatgtttcaaaattttttataaatataaaaaatttatgaacaaaaaaatcgTAAAGGAACATAGTTTGAAACAAAATGATGAGACTTTTTGTTAATACCTCAAATAAACAACTTGTTTTGGTAAGTTTAATATACTCAAACTTATTTTCGAAAATGTATGATATGAACAGCTGTTTCAGGATTTGGAGatcactttataaaaaaaattttgtatttaaaatatatttgtttcttGTAATATTGATAACCTAAACCATTAGCATTGAGATTAATAAAGTTATGTAACATGTTATTTAGAATACACTAGTCTTAATAAACTAGTTAAAGTAAAAGTGTAATGGAGAATAATagtgattttaactttttcttcttttttttaacatttatggtTTTATAGTGATACACAAGGAAAACTACAAtctaatgtttataaaactaGGAGGCATGGAAGTAAGTGaagggttttaaaaaaatactttaaacacaattgaagttaaaaacaattttttagggataaagttattttatatatatatatatatatatatatatatatatatatatatatatatatatatatatatatatatataaaccctcGCAATAACttgctgacctcaatcttttagaggtcggcaaaaaatattaagcacaaagatcttaccataaaacatagaaaccaggtcggcaattttttgccaaccttaaacactttaaggtcagcagttaggttggcattgccaaGTGCCGACCTTATTTCTGAGGGTtgatgtatacatacatacatatatatatatatatatatatatatatatatatatatatatatatatatatatatagagagagagagagagagagagagagagagagagagagagagagagagagagcttGAATTAATCGTTTTAATGTGGTAATGGTGCAGTGGTAGAGTGCTCATCTGATGACTCAGCAAAAAGTTTCGAATTTAATCCCTACCATGTCCCTGGTATTACCGCACTCAACTTATTTCTCCGCATAACTGCCTTGTTTGTTAAGGTTTgtattttggagttatagagttgagaggggttgtaaccacaattaaagtagcctcctcaactgtagtggccttgGGGAgatgaattgaaatttttaaaaaaagggtattgtgtatttttttttttctcaaataaaacatttttgcaatttgtctcttttttccaatttttttttcttttctagtTTAGCATTTTTTAGGCCATTCTTAAAAGTATAGAATGTTTTGGTCTAAGGTTTTATCAGGGGTCATAAAGTAAGTCATgctaaatttaacttataaatataagtatgaTCATTTGTTCTTTCGTGCtgagatttttattcaacataGAGCGATATTGAATTTcgattactttaaatctctgcgtggaagctaataataatttctattgGGGGTAGAACACTCCCCTTAAAATCGCATCTGGATCtcagccctcagaattagggtaggcatttggcaatgccaacctaattctgaggtcagcaaaaaattgctgaccttgtttctatgttttatgataaaacctttataacaaatcttttttgccgacctgatgctgaCCTCTAACAGATTAAGGTTGGGAAATTACTGTTGacttcatttttcctaattatcAACAGTACCAATATCAGATTTAGAAGAAAGTTACAGGAACTTTAACTTTACTAAGTAGTCTCTTgactgtataaaaatcagcaaaatcggAGGTGTATGGTGACATGGCCTGGGTCTTATTACATGGAATAACCTTATCTTTTACatatatttgtggtcttcaaatcATCTTTTCATCTATTAAAATGCACCTTTTGAAAAATCACTATATTTACTTGCTTTTTgtaagactaatttgagttcgacTATTTTATCTTCTGATCTGAGTGCTGAGTGTTAAAACTTCTTGATTCGctaagactccaatagtcacatgcttggctcgGGATTGATATATACTTCTATATCAATTCACTTACTTGTAGTGAAGATTGTTTCttaatctcttactcagatttCTAACTTAATTTTTCTCCAGAAAATCATAATTACTTAATTTCACTCTTTGATTTGTGTTTGAATTTGACCCTAGCTTGTgctaaacttatttttgttctattttagGTAGTTCGTACTGCGCAATgatcttttagaaaataattaacaGTATCATTACCAAAGGCAAATCTAACATTCCAGCCTAAACACATGGATCTGATATTTTTACTTCTCCCAAGGATAAAGAGAACTATTAGCAAGGTACTTTTCctttaatttgcattttaaatcttATGACCACACTCTTCTTGTCATTCCAGAGAAACAGATTAATccatttttaaacatcaaaattacAGAGGCTTTTTTTGCTTTCTCTCTTTAATTCTTCTACTGCTTTTTATTAGATCATTCCTGTTCCCCAGACAACATATTTATCATAGTCTTGCAAAAGTAttttccagaactctcttcaatattttctaaactatttaataagtgcttaaTTGAATCTTATTTTACTGCCTGATTTTCCTGTTCTATTGTGCATTAAATAGAGGCTGCAATGCAAGGATTATTGCTCTTGACATGTTAAAGTCTTGATAAAGTCATGCATGCTTGGCCTTCTTCAATAAAAAAGGATTAtgacaaaacaaataaaaaaatttcaactagCAATATAGTttgattgataatataaaatcacAAGTGCATTATGAGTGGCAGCCAGCTACAACAAcacattgttatttttgtaacaaaccCCTTAAGAGTGGCATGTGcttcaaaacaaactttgtaCAATCTTTAAGGATCAAAGAGAAGagtacttttattttgaaaaatgctaccacatattataattaatacatAGTTCAtcattttatgaaattaatacaaacaaagttagtaaataatttaaaaagatgacAAATGCTCTTGTTTTTCTTATAGCTTCTTTAAACTTCAGTATCTTTAACATATTAGAGCAACTTAAATAGATTCTTTGAcctaatttcataaaaattttgtttagcacaaaattttcataatctgcaacaattttttgagcaaaacatttttctttgttataaaactaaatttatttgtcaaattaaaaaatgaattttttaaattttttcatatttttcaacttttttagaatcgcaaacctaaactttttattttactatttaccatgtattaaacaaaatatagacatattaaatttttggttaaataGTGAACTCTAATTATAAAggtataataatttatgataataaactttttttttaaatagaatagttcatgaaaaattatttctatttttaatgtatGCTAAATTCATTCCTTTTTACCTGAATCTCCAAGAACTACTAAAGTTTTCCCTGACAAAAGTTCTTTTACATCTTCGTGAAGATAGAGAGCAGTCATTTCGAGCTCATTGAATAAATCTAATAATCTCTATATTATCACAAGCGGATTCGCACAGAGCtcattttcttaatttttatttattagatttctCATAACTTTTAATGGCACATCGCCGTAATTTTGCACATGCTCAGAGCGAAACGACGAACGGCAACAAGAAGCACTTAATCATTTATTGTTACTTATCTGATAGGTTAGATTTAATACAGCCAAACATTCTGGTAGAATTCTCTTGTCAAACTCTTATTCCAATGCTATCCTTCCGCAAGGTCCGCAAAGAtgaaaaagctatttttttatttgcaagaCTGCCTGTTTTAACCTTAActctcagttgatgtatgtacactcaccACGCATATCCTCATTTAAGTCATTCGATGCTTAAACGCTTTGCTGTGCCTATCCTATATATCTCAATTGACATAACCCTTATAAATACAAGTTAGCGGACGCAAAAAGCGCCCAACGTTGAAATAGAGGTCTGACAAAAGAGCTTACCaaacatttttgttgaaaaaactgAATCCCacattttaaaagagttttaatgataaattaaatttaaataattttttttttttttttttttctttatttttaatttgtttgaaagaATTTGTTTGTCTATTAAAATGTTCTATTATAAGTCCTAGATAATTTTCTGACGTGCTTCATTTTGTTTTGGCGGAATAGGAAAGTATCAGGTAACCAAAAAAGTTCGTGCGGTTTTTccgtatataataaaaacacacaaaacGACAAAAGTAAGTACATTTATTCATCAAAATAGTCACCATTAGCATCTAAAACCTTTTCCCAACGTAAAACAAGCTTATTTATTCCACTTCTAAAAAATTCTCGGTCCTTTGAGTCTATAAAAGCTTTCAACTCCATTTCAACCGCGTCCTGGTCTCGGAACTGCTGTCCTTTTAAATGATTTCCCAGGGAAAGGAAAAAATGGAAATCAGTAGGGGAGAGGTCTGGCGAGTATGGTGGATGAGGCAAACTCTCCCAACCAAGGCTTTGGAGCTTGTCCTGAGTCGCGCGAGCGGTGTGCGGTCTCGCGTTGTCGTGGAGAAGCAGAACTCCTCTCCTGTGCACCAGTGCAGGCTGCTTTACAAGCAACAGGTCGTGAACTCGTTGCAGCTGTGCTGAGTAGACCAGTCCAGTAATGGTTTGACCTGTTGGGAGCAGCTCGTAATGCACCACACCAGCTGTAGTCCACCAAATGCAGAGCAAAACCTTCCGCTCGTGGAGATTGGGCTTGGGTGTCTTTGGGATGGGGTCATCGGGGGACAACCAATGGTAGCAACACTTGGTATTGTTGTACACAATCCATTTTTCGTCGCATGTCAATAAACGATCAAGAAAAGGCTCAACATTGTGGCGTGATAAGAGTGATGTGCAGATCGTAAGCCGTTGCTTCTTGTTGTCGATCGACAATTTGTGCGGAACCCACCGACTCAGCTTCCACGCTTTCCCAATCGCATGCAGATGCAGGCGGATGGTTTCAACACTCACAGCAAACCTCACTGCAAGTTCTTGGCAAGTTTGGCTGGAGTCAGACTCGACAGCGTCCTTCAGTTCATCCTCATCAACCAACAATGGGCGTCCAGAACGCGGCAGGTCTTCGATGGACTCATCTCCCGAAGAGAATCGCTGAAACCACTTCTGTGCTGTGCGTTCACTTACTGTACCTTCTCCAAATGCTGTGCAGATGTTTTTGGCCGTTTGTGTTGCATTTCTTCCAAGTTTGAACTCATTCATTCAAGTACaatgtattttttcattttttgggAAAAACTTTGATTACATTCtacacttttctttaattttctccacattttcaactttatcttcaacttttttgacatttttaacaacaacaaaaaaaaggattgtgttttaaattaaagaacttCAAAACGGAatcaaaagttttgttaaaataccGTTTTAGCTCCATATTTGCTGATGAGctaaagcgaaaaaaaaaatttaaccaagctttaaatttttatgttgtaacaaataaaaagatttcaaaaaactaaaataaatccAAAAGCAGACgacatatatattaatatcgttataaaatgtttttattcattcGGAAACCTTGGTGGcatttaagtatttaactacagcaacaatttttttaaaagaatacttaaaataaataaaaaaacaaacgatTGTTACTTGATTTGTCACCAAAGTAAATTATTGTGAGAAAGTCTTTGTTTTCTAAACTATAGAATTACATTAGAAaaattatgtgttttttatttaatacctttttttcttgaaaactaGAAATATATGctagttttctaaaatttttgataatttaaattaaaataaaaacttttatcgcTATTtctgctttattttatttataacgtgttgatttcttttatgatttttgttaGCCGTCactgcaaataatattttgtgatAAAACCAACAATTCCGGTTGATCGCAAGGTCAAATTCTGGAAAGAATTTGACcgcatgattttaaaaaaaaactaggtacaattttattaaattgtgcgtgaatgtatattttgtatatcgTACTATACGgcaaataagtatatatacagcAAAAGTAATTgacatttaactttaaatttgtaataaataattatattaaaaagtaagagtcagtaattttttatattacatgccaaaaaagttaaaaactatcTTCTCACACAATAAGATTCGGTTTTAGAACTATTTCAATTAGTAACCGCGAGATTCAATATCGAGACACAAATTTGAACCTTTTTTATACATTAGTCATTTCCatatagtttcaaaaaaatccTTCTGTAATCAAAACAAGCTGCTACcagatttttctaaaactagaaaaagtgtttttaaattttataaaaataacttttagtaATGGAAACTAGCTTACCATcagctaaaacatttttatgataaaatagttaatttaaaaaactttttacccCAAATTACAAATTTCCTTAAACATTCAACtggtactttttatattttaattggacatttatttttttccatccTTTTACATGCAGATTTTTGTGCATTTGGATTTTAAGAAATGTGGTTCTTCTGAAACACTTTAATAGAAGATAGTTATTATTCTACAGAAAATATTAAGGAAATAAAATAtccataaaactaaataattttgtta
This window harbors:
- the LOC136078721 gene encoding histone-lysine N-methyltransferase SETMAR-like; translation: MNEFKLGRNATQTAKNICTAFGEGTVSERTAQKWFQRFSSGDESIEDLPRSGRPLLVDEDELKDAVESDSSQTCQELAVRFAVSVETIRLHLHAIGKAWKLSRWVPHKLSIDNKKQRLTICTSLLSRHNVEPFLDRLLTCDEKWIVYNNTKCCYHWLSPDDPIPKTPKPNLHERKVLLCIWWTTAGVVHYELLPTGQTITGLVYSAQLQRVHDLLLVKQPALVHRRGVLLLHDNARPHTARATQDKLQSLGWESLPHPPYSPDLSPTDFHFFLSLGNHLKGQQFRDQDAVEMELKAFIDSKDREFFRSGINKLVLRWEKVLDANGDYFDE